One region of Bacteroidota bacterium genomic DNA includes:
- a CDS encoding glycosyltransferase: MTAPVVLFVYNRPDHTLKTLDALQSNVDADKYELIVCADGPKSDANDETLRRVKETRKLFERKLRFRKITLDFSDKNQGCSKSIYGGISRVLSTYKDAIIVEDDIHTSPYFLKYCNQALEYYKDREEVMTVSAYSYPIRQEMKKTYFLSTGAAWGWGTWARAWKHYNADTNRLLAELETRKLKSKFNFNDSCDFCKMLEDQRDGKIDTWDVQWYASIFLRNGLTLYPAKSLTINFGQDGSGTHYTNSISSHRILEQVLSMSEHAENYIYPEKFEENAEARKSVEDYFRSISATGRIQRFRNVLKKLIS; this comes from the coding sequence ATGACGGCTCCTGTTGTTCTTTTCGTCTATAACAGACCTGACCATACGCTTAAAACTCTTGACGCGCTGCAATCCAATGTAGATGCAGACAAGTATGAATTGATTGTCTGTGCCGATGGACCAAAGTCGGATGCAAATGATGAAACACTGCGTCGGGTGAAAGAAACGCGTAAGTTGTTTGAGAGAAAATTACGTTTTCGAAAAATCACACTTGATTTTAGTGACAAAAACCAGGGATGCTCCAAATCTATTTACGGAGGAATTTCCCGTGTTCTTTCAACATACAAGGATGCGATTATTGTGGAGGATGATATTCATACGTCTCCTTATTTTCTGAAATATTGTAATCAGGCTCTTGAATACTACAAGGACCGTGAAGAAGTAATGACTGTATCAGCCTACTCCTACCCGATCCGGCAGGAAATGAAAAAAACATATTTTCTTTCCACAGGTGCTGCATGGGGTTGGGGAACTTGGGCGAGAGCCTGGAAGCATTACAATGCCGATACTAACAGGTTATTAGCAGAACTGGAGACACGTAAATTAAAATCGAAATTCAATTTCAACGACTCCTGTGATTTTTGCAAAATGCTGGAAGACCAAAGAGATGGAAAAATAGATACCTGGGATGTTCAATGGTATGCTTCCATCTTTTTACGAAATGGTCTGACATTGTATCCTGCAAAATCCCTTACTATTAATTTTGGCCAGGACGGGAGTGGAACGCACTACACCAACAGTATTTCCAGTCACAGAATTCTTGAGCAAGTACTCAGCATGTCGGAACATGCAGAAAATTATATCTACCCGGAAAAGTTTGAAGAGAATGCTGAAGCTAGAAAATCAGTGGAAGATTATTTTCGATCGATCAGTGCGACTGGTCGAATTCAACGATTCCGAAACGTACTTAAAAAACTGATCAGCTAA
- a CDS encoding GDP-L-fucose synthase — protein sequence MNKQDKIYVAGHNGMVGSAIVRRLRAEGFSNLLLAGSGELDLRNQQDVLNFFKKNKPDYVFLAAAKVGGIQANNIYRAEFLYDNLAIELNVIDSAYKCGVTKLLFLGSSCIYPKASPQPMKEEYLLSGYLEQTNEPYAIAKIAGIKLCEAYRDQYGCNFISAMPTNLYGPNDNYHLEHSHVLPALIRKFHDAKVNGDATVEVWGSGTPKREFLHVDDLANACVFLMKNYNEKQFLNIGFGEDISIAELAQMIMDITGFKGSIVLNTSKPDGTFRKLLDSTRIHQLGWKAEIGLHDGIRNTYQDFLHALEQQVLASR from the coding sequence ATGAATAAGCAAGATAAAATATATGTTGCAGGACATAACGGAATGGTAGGTTCCGCCATTGTTCGACGTCTCCGTGCGGAAGGATTCTCTAATCTTTTACTCGCCGGTTCCGGTGAACTGGATTTGAGAAATCAACAAGATGTTCTGAATTTTTTCAAAAAGAACAAACCGGATTATGTGTTCCTGGCTGCCGCGAAAGTTGGCGGAATTCAGGCGAATAATATTTATCGGGCAGAATTCCTGTACGACAATCTTGCCATTGAATTGAATGTTATCGATTCAGCATATAAATGCGGTGTCACAAAATTATTGTTCCTGGGTTCATCCTGTATTTATCCAAAAGCTTCCCCTCAGCCGATGAAGGAGGAATATTTATTGTCAGGATACCTTGAACAAACAAACGAACCCTACGCGATTGCTAAAATTGCCGGTATTAAATTGTGCGAAGCTTACCGTGATCAATACGGATGTAATTTCATTTCGGCTATGCCCACTAATTTGTATGGGCCTAACGACAATTACCACCTCGAGCATTCTCATGTGTTACCTGCTTTGATTCGGAAATTTCATGACGCGAAAGTAAATGGCGATGCTACAGTAGAAGTTTGGGGCAGCGGAACACCAAAACGTGAATTCCTTCATGTGGATGACCTGGCGAACGCCTGTGTCTTCCTCATGAAAAATTATAATGAGAAACAATTTCTCAATATTGGTTTCGGCGAAGATATCAGCATCGCGGAATTGGCGCAAATGATCATGGATATTACAGGTTTCAAAGGTTCCATTGTGCTGAATACATCGAAGCCGGACGGAACCTTCAGAAAACTTCTTGATTCTACGCGCATTCATCAACTCGGCTGGAAAGCTGAAATTGGTTTGCACGATGGAATCCGAAATACTTATCAGGATTTTTTACATGCATTGGAACAACAAGTACTTGCTTCCCGCTAA
- the gmd gene encoding GDP-mannose 4,6-dehydratase → MKVALITGITGQDGAYLAEFLLKKGYYVHGIKRRSSLFNTDRIDHLYHDPHEKNVKFKLHYGDLTDSTNLIRIVQETQPDEIYNLGAMSHVKVSFETPEYTANADGIGTLRILEAVRLLGLTKKTKVYQASTSELYGLVQEVPQSERTPFYPRSPYAVAKLYAYWITVNYREAYDMFAVNGILFNHESPLRGETFVSRKITRAVARIALGLQDQVFLGNLDSKRDWGHAKDYIEAMWLMLQQDTPEDFVIATGTTTPVRDFLRKAFLEVGIALEFKGTGLEEKAFVQSCSKPEYQLPVGKQVLSIDPRYFRPTEVELLLGDARKAQEKLGWKPVYTLDMLVKEMMTSDLDLFRKDKYLKEGGHKVFNYNE, encoded by the coding sequence ATGAAAGTCGCATTGATCACCGGAATCACCGGACAAGATGGAGCTTACCTGGCAGAATTTCTTCTGAAAAAAGGATACTATGTCCATGGTATTAAACGGAGGAGTTCTCTATTTAATACCGACCGGATTGATCATTTGTATCATGATCCGCACGAGAAGAATGTAAAATTCAAATTGCACTATGGTGACCTGACTGACAGCACCAATTTGATAAGAATCGTCCAGGAAACCCAGCCGGATGAAATTTACAATCTGGGTGCGATGTCGCACGTAAAAGTTAGTTTTGAAACTCCCGAATACACAGCCAATGCCGACGGTATTGGAACATTGCGCATACTGGAAGCTGTCCGTTTGCTGGGACTGACGAAGAAAACAAAAGTATACCAGGCTTCTACTTCAGAATTGTATGGATTGGTACAGGAAGTTCCACAATCGGAGCGAACACCTTTTTACCCACGCTCTCCATATGCTGTTGCCAAATTGTATGCATATTGGATTACGGTGAATTATCGTGAAGCTTACGATATGTTTGCAGTCAATGGAATTCTATTCAATCATGAATCTCCATTGCGTGGAGAGACATTTGTTTCCAGAAAAATTACCAGAGCAGTCGCACGTATCGCGCTTGGGCTTCAGGACCAGGTTTTCCTGGGGAATCTGGATTCAAAGAGAGACTGGGGGCATGCAAAAGATTACATTGAAGCGATGTGGCTGATGCTGCAACAGGATACTCCGGAAGATTTTGTGATTGCTACAGGTACAACAACACCTGTAAGAGATTTTCTTCGAAAAGCATTTTTAGAAGTAGGAATAGCACTTGAATTCAAAGGAACCGGTTTGGAAGAAAAGGCATTTGTACAATCCTGCTCCAAACCTGAATATCAATTGCCTGTTGGAAAGCAGGTACTTTCAATCGATCCAAGATATTTCCGTCCGACTGAAGTTGAATTACTTCTCGGTGATGCACGCAAAGCTCAGGAAAAACTAGGGTGGAAACCCGTGTATACCTTGGATATGCTGGTGAAAGAAATGATGACTTCGGATCTGGATTTATTCCGTAAAGACAAATATTTGAAAGAAGGCGGACACAAGGTTTTTAATTACAATGAATAA
- a CDS encoding non-canonical purine NTP diphosphatase, which produces MRLVFATNNQHKIKEVAHLLPTDLQLISLKDIECDDDLPETGVKLEDNARQKARYVHDKFGVDCFADDTGLEIEALNGRPGVYSARYAGPACIAEDNVLKVLTELQGVQNRKARFRTVIALYLSDKEYIFEGSIEGRITEAPVGSHGFGYDPVFVPEGEQRTFAEMSLEEKNRFSHRSNAIRKLSDFLKQHSIV; this is translated from the coding sequence ATGAGGCTCGTATTCGCAACAAACAATCAACATAAAATTAAAGAAGTCGCCCATTTACTTCCGACTGATCTGCAATTGATCAGTCTGAAAGATATTGAATGTGATGACGATTTGCCTGAAACAGGAGTCAAGCTTGAGGACAATGCCCGTCAGAAAGCCCGTTATGTTCACGATAAATTTGGTGTGGATTGTTTTGCTGATGATACCGGTTTGGAAATTGAAGCCTTGAATGGCCGACCGGGTGTATATTCCGCCAGATATGCGGGGCCAGCTTGTATTGCGGAAGACAATGTACTAAAGGTCCTCACTGAATTACAAGGTGTACAAAACAGAAAAGCAAGATTCAGAACGGTGATCGCTCTCTATCTTAGTGATAAAGAATATATTTTTGAAGGCTCAATTGAAGGGAGAATTACAGAAGCCCCGGTCGGTTCTCATGGATTCGGTTATGATCCTGTGTTTGTGCCCGAAGGGGAACAAAGAACTTTTGCTGAAATGAGTTTAGAAGAAAAAAACAGATTTAGTCATCGTTCAAATGCAATACGCAAACTTTCTGATTTTCTTAAACAACACAGCATTGTCTGA
- a CDS encoding undecaprenyl/decaprenyl-phosphate alpha-N-acetylglucosaminyl 1-phosphate transferase — MNQTGQYLVTVYGLFFVVSIVFSFLINRLFLKFVRTLGIRNQDDTVIRWGSQSKPAVGGFSFYIIYLLSVITYSIFFDSNQVFLSKEFIGILLATMLGFLLGLADDAYNTKPFLKFLTQVTCAVILMVTGTEITLSYVEPVNYVITIFWVVGIMNSLNMLDNMDAITTTVSISIILSALTVMVFHQEFGSVYFMIMIGVMAALIGFLYFNWHPSKMYMGDTGSQFLGVFLAAVGIKYLWNAEPPSGDLISARNLLLPLIVFLMPIIDTTTVVINRLMKGQSPFIGGKDHTTHALAYLGLSDRQVAMVFWFMTLLSLLLVVIIEKYLRDWTHTYTIIFSIYILIMFSLFYYAARTVKKKKEIV; from the coding sequence ATGAATCAAACCGGCCAATATTTAGTTACAGTGTATGGCCTGTTTTTCGTCGTATCCATTGTATTTTCCTTTCTTATCAATCGGCTCTTCTTAAAATTTGTACGCACACTCGGCATCCGCAATCAGGATGACACGGTCATTCGCTGGGGTTCACAGTCAAAACCTGCAGTCGGAGGCTTTTCATTCTACATTATCTATCTCTTATCGGTTATCACCTACTCTATTTTCTTTGACAGCAACCAGGTATTTCTAAGCAAGGAATTCATTGGAATTTTACTTGCAACGATGCTGGGGTTTCTTCTTGGGCTTGCTGATGACGCATACAATACAAAGCCGTTTCTGAAATTTCTTACCCAGGTCACCTGCGCGGTTATTTTGATGGTAACAGGAACAGAGATTACACTTTCCTATGTTGAACCCGTGAATTATGTGATTACTATTTTCTGGGTTGTTGGAATCATGAATTCACTGAACATGCTTGACAACATGGACGCGATAACAACCACCGTATCCATTTCCATTATTCTTTCTGCGCTGACGGTCATGGTATTTCACCAGGAATTCGGCAGTGTTTATTTTATGATTATGATTGGTGTAATGGCTGCATTGATCGGCTTTCTTTATTTCAACTGGCATCCTTCAAAAATGTACATGGGTGATACCGGAAGTCAGTTCCTGGGTGTATTTCTGGCAGCAGTAGGTATAAAATATCTGTGGAACGCGGAACCACCTTCCGGAGATCTCATCAGTGCCAGGAATTTATTGCTGCCACTGATTGTATTTTTAATGCCAATTATTGATACCACAACTGTTGTGATCAATCGCCTGATGAAAGGACAAAGTCCATTTATAGGCGGAAAAGATCATACGACTCATGCTCTCGCATACCTTGGTCTGAGTGACCGTCAAGTCGCTATGGTATTTTGGTTTATGACATTGTTGTCATTATTGCTTGTGGTGATTATTGAAAAATACCTTCGAGACTGGACCCATACATACACAATCATTTTCTCTATTTATATTCTGATCATGTTTTCATTGTTCTACTATGCGGCGAGAACGGTGAAAAAGAAAAAGGAAATTGTCTGA
- the rfbC gene encoding dTDP-4-dehydrorhamnose 3,5-epimerase, whose translation MKFINTPIAGLIIIEPTIFHDERGSFIESYNKEQFFAAGIDVEFIQDNQSISKINVIRGLHFQQDPKAQGKLVRVAKGRALDVAVDIRPDSPTYGRHFSLELNSTSQVMMWIPPGFAHGFSVLEEDTVFCYKVTSPYSKEHERGIRFDDPELNIDWKVSKPIVSGKDKILPSLREYMPQSR comes from the coding sequence ATGAAATTTATAAATACTCCGATTGCCGGATTGATTATCATTGAACCGACAATTTTTCATGATGAAAGGGGTTCATTCATTGAATCTTACAATAAAGAACAATTCTTCGCCGCGGGTATTGATGTAGAGTTTATTCAGGACAACCAATCCATCAGTAAGATCAATGTGATTCGCGGATTACATTTTCAACAAGATCCCAAAGCTCAGGGAAAGCTGGTACGTGTGGCAAAAGGAAGAGCGTTGGATGTAGCTGTTGACATTCGTCCCGACTCCCCTACTTATGGAAGACATTTCAGTCTGGAACTGAATTCAACCAGTCAGGTAATGATGTGGATTCCACCGGGATTTGCTCATGGTTTTTCAGTACTCGAAGAGGATACTGTTTTCTGTTACAAAGTTACCAGTCCTTACAGCAAAGAGCACGAAAGAGGAATTCGTTTTGATGATCCGGAATTGAATATTGACTGGAAAGTTTCCAAACCAATTGTTTCGGGAAAGGATAAAATACTTCCTTCTCTGAGAGAGTATATGCCTCAATCCCGTTAA
- a CDS encoding polysaccharide biosynthesis tyrosine autokinase, translated as MGRKKISNLNEEFDLKLFAIIARKNFYLLFINITIFLTLSYLYLRYTHPIYQSETVLKIGTVNNANAVLNLQNTQFMDAMGSSNQLAGDIELLRSRVMISRVIERMKMDVSYYFHGNVLDNEMYKNAPFTVEYQIQDSNLLDTRFNLTFDSQKQFQVRYRWSDQDVVRAGAIGEWNAYPGIRFRIKVSDYQTVLKQQKKISDNPFFFTINNKETLIEKYYQFVSVMILNPNAQTIKISFKDNNANKAADFVNTMAEEYDEYDKERKSEGSNKSLGFINETIQSIDNELKISEISLELFKKENKIIDPSKNADDVLEHIHTMIDQRVAIQLDMAVLDRLEKDILTNDKLENLLPLLAGTYTDNLIQNLVEKIQTLEDKKSNLGFMATDANAAMKSLDLDIDNQRKILIKSMANAKLSLVEKIKSIDDRIAEFELGFMKLPGKEAEMSRLQRTYEVNQKFYQLLLEKKVEFSITKAGVVTNNIILQRGKVQTEPLSPNRRLIIAGSLLLGFIISFLIIFVRYLFYNEIMSLDEINQYTDASLLGIIPKYKSEIPVSQLLVDKNPKSAISESFRSVRTNLQFISNEPGAKVIAITSTISGEGKTFVAINLAGVIAFSEKRVMIIDLDMRKPKIHLGFNVENVRGMSTILIGKDSPENCINKSNLKNLDFITAGPIPPNPSELILSKRMNELINYLKNIYDVVIIDTPPVGIVTDGVEIIQNADYPIYIIRAQYSKRMFIQNLNKLIDENKIKMAVVLNGVEMSRFKYGYGYGYGYGYGYGYGYGYYDDEAKKHMSRWDRLKMRIKGN; from the coding sequence ATGGGCAGAAAGAAAATATCGAACCTGAATGAAGAGTTTGATCTGAAATTATTCGCCATTATCGCGCGAAAGAATTTCTATCTTCTGTTCATTAACATCACCATTTTTCTAACACTTTCTTATTTATACCTCCGTTACACCCACCCTATTTACCAGTCTGAAACAGTTTTAAAAATCGGAACGGTAAACAACGCGAATGCTGTCCTGAATCTGCAGAACACACAATTCATGGACGCGATGGGGTCTTCCAATCAACTTGCCGGAGATATCGAACTCCTTCGTTCACGGGTGATGATCTCACGTGTAATCGAGCGCATGAAGATGGATGTGAGTTACTATTTCCATGGAAATGTTCTTGACAATGAAATGTACAAGAACGCTCCATTTACTGTGGAATATCAGATTCAGGATTCCAACCTGCTCGACACCCGCTTCAACCTGACTTTTGATTCACAGAAACAATTCCAGGTTCGTTACCGCTGGAGTGACCAGGATGTAGTCAGGGCAGGTGCGATTGGTGAATGGAATGCATATCCCGGAATCCGCTTCAGGATCAAAGTTTCCGATTACCAGACCGTCCTTAAGCAACAGAAAAAAATCAGCGATAATCCTTTCTTCTTTACCATTAATAATAAAGAGACTCTGATTGAGAAATATTATCAGTTTGTATCGGTGATGATTCTCAATCCGAATGCGCAAACAATCAAAATTTCTTTCAAAGACAACAATGCCAACAAAGCCGCTGACTTTGTAAACACCATGGCAGAGGAGTACGATGAATATGATAAAGAAAGAAAATCCGAAGGTTCTAATAAATCGCTCGGCTTTATCAACGAAACAATCCAGTCCATCGACAATGAACTGAAGATTTCGGAAATATCACTCGAGCTTTTCAAGAAGGAAAATAAAATTATTGATCCTTCAAAAAACGCGGATGATGTATTGGAACACATTCATACTATGATTGATCAGCGTGTCGCGATTCAACTGGATATGGCTGTATTGGATCGTCTGGAAAAAGATATTCTTACGAATGACAAACTGGAGAATTTATTACCCCTTTTGGCCGGGACATATACGGATAATCTGATTCAAAATCTGGTTGAAAAAATTCAGACTCTGGAAGACAAGAAATCGAATCTTGGGTTCATGGCTACAGATGCCAACGCGGCAATGAAATCGCTTGATCTGGATATCGACAACCAGCGAAAAATTCTGATCAAATCCATGGCGAATGCCAAGCTATCGCTGGTAGAAAAAATAAAATCCATTGATGATCGTATCGCTGAATTCGAACTTGGGTTCATGAAATTGCCGGGCAAGGAAGCTGAAATGTCAAGGCTTCAGCGTACATACGAAGTCAATCAGAAATTCTATCAGTTGTTATTGGAGAAAAAAGTAGAATTTTCCATTACGAAAGCCGGAGTTGTAACCAATAACATCATTCTTCAAAGAGGTAAAGTTCAGACTGAACCCTTATCCCCTAACCGCCGACTTATCATCGCCGGAAGTTTGCTTTTGGGTTTCATCATCAGCTTCCTGATCATCTTTGTACGATACCTTTTCTACAATGAAATCATGTCATTGGATGAGATCAACCAGTACACAGACGCATCTCTGCTGGGTATCATTCCGAAATACAAAAGTGAAATTCCTGTGTCTCAGTTGCTGGTTGACAAAAATCCAAAATCAGCGATTTCGGAATCCTTCCGTTCTGTTCGTACCAATTTACAATTTATCTCCAATGAGCCGGGAGCGAAGGTCATCGCGATCACTTCCACTATTTCAGGAGAGGGAAAAACATTTGTCGCCATCAACCTTGCCGGTGTGATCGCCTTTTCTGAAAAGAGAGTGATGATCATTGACCTTGACATGCGGAAGCCGAAGATTCACCTTGGTTTCAACGTTGAGAACGTAAGGGGAATGAGTACGATACTTATCGGAAAAGACAGTCCGGAGAATTGTATCAACAAGAGCAATCTGAAAAATCTGGATTTCATCACTGCCGGCCCAATTCCACCGAATCCATCAGAATTGATTTTGAGTAAACGAATGAATGAACTCATCAATTATCTGAAAAATATTTACGATGTGGTGATTATCGATACACCACCTGTTGGAATTGTAACTGACGGCGTTGAAATTATTCAAAACGCGGATTATCCGATTTATATCATCAGGGCACAGTATTCCAAACGGATGTTTATCCAAAATCTGAACAAGCTCATTGATGAGAATAAAATTAAAATGGCGGTAGTACTGAATGGAGTTGAGATGTCACGGTTCAAATATGGCTATGGTTATGGCTATGGATACGGCTATGGTTATGGCTACGGTTATGGCTACTATGATGATGAGGCAAAGAAACACATGTCTCGCTGGGACCGTCTCAAAATGCGGATAAAAGGCAATTAA
- a CDS encoding polysaccharide biosynthesis/export family protein has protein sequence MRNLLFICVLGLLCSCRSLAPNRMFQTPKDYEYSRDTVASGAKTTYLIQPYDKLELHIYSNDGFRLVDITQNTMTTTNMYENFSYVVDDSGMVKFPIIGYVNLLGQDIRAAQTLLEGMYSKYYNDPFVILKVTNRHVLVFQGDNGHGVLVNLQNDNTSLFEALALSGGLTENSKAYKIKIIRGDLHNPKIYKADVYTLEGLKDSELRILSNDIIYIEAAPDYKQRVFQQLTPVVGIITAVLLVLNLVKN, from the coding sequence ATGCGGAACCTCCTTTTTATTTGTGTACTAGGACTTTTATGCAGTTGCCGTTCCCTGGCGCCCAACAGAATGTTTCAAACTCCAAAGGACTATGAATATTCCAGGGATACCGTTGCTTCGGGGGCCAAAACAACATACCTGATTCAGCCTTACGATAAGCTCGAATTACACATTTACAGTAATGATGGATTTCGCCTGGTTGACATCACCCAGAATACAATGACCACTACAAATATGTATGAAAACTTCTCCTATGTAGTGGATGATTCAGGCATGGTGAAATTTCCGATTATTGGATATGTAAATCTGCTTGGTCAGGATATTCGCGCCGCCCAGACACTTCTGGAAGGTATGTACTCCAAATACTACAACGATCCATTTGTCATTCTAAAGGTCACGAACCGGCATGTTTTGGTTTTCCAGGGAGATAACGGACATGGTGTGCTGGTGAATCTGCAAAATGACAACACCAGTTTGTTCGAAGCACTGGCACTTTCAGGCGGACTCACGGAGAACAGTAAAGCCTATAAAATCAAAATTATCAGAGGTGATTTACACAATCCGAAAATTTACAAAGCGGATGTGTATACGCTTGAGGGTTTAAAAGATTCAGAGCTGAGGATTCTCAGCAATGACATTATCTATATTGAAGCAGCACCGGATTACAAACAAAGAGTTTTCCAGCAACTTACACCAGTGGTAGGCATTATTACGGCGGTTTTACTTGTTTTGAATCTTGTGAAAAACTAA
- a CDS encoding glycosyltransferase → MPRVLRIINRLNLGGPTFNAALLTKHMAPEFETLLAAGTKQDSEESSDFIVHDMGLSYRKIPEMHRSLNPVRDYAAYRKIVKIIREFKPDIVHTHAAKAGTLGRLAAIRENVPVIVHTFHGHVFHSYFHPLKTKLFLGIERYLAARSSAIIAISDRQKFELSTIHKVCPPSKIKVIPLGFDLSRFQEKISDKRKIFRDKYMLEADEIAVGIIGRLVPVKNHTLFLRAAARALQNTTKRVRFFLIGDGEERTHLINLCNELKLDHTYFPQQSRKATVTFCSWIHEVDVAISGLDVIALTSLNEGTPVSLIEAQAGNKAIITTDVGGIENIVASGSTALLVANNDLDQFANGLTRMLEDDNFRSHLSEHGWELVKERFHYTRLVQEMKGLYYDLLASRRSKR, encoded by the coding sequence GTGCCACGTGTTTTACGAATTATTAACCGATTAAATCTGGGCGGACCGACCTTTAACGCAGCTCTTTTGACGAAGCACATGGCTCCGGAATTTGAGACTTTGTTGGCGGCAGGTACAAAGCAGGATTCTGAAGAGAGTTCGGATTTCATCGTGCATGATATGGGACTTTCTTACCGGAAAATTCCCGAGATGCATCGTTCCTTAAATCCGGTAAGGGATTACGCTGCATACAGAAAAATTGTAAAAATTATTCGGGAATTTAAACCGGATATCGTTCATACGCATGCCGCAAAAGCCGGAACGCTTGGACGTTTGGCAGCCATCCGGGAAAATGTTCCGGTGATTGTTCACACCTTTCACGGGCATGTATTTCACTCCTACTTTCATCCTTTAAAAACAAAATTATTTCTTGGTATTGAGCGGTATCTCGCGGCCAGAAGTTCCGCTATCATAGCAATTAGCGATCGTCAAAAGTTTGAGCTGAGTACTATTCATAAGGTCTGTCCCCCTTCCAAAATCAAAGTAATCCCATTGGGGTTTGACTTGTCGAGATTTCAGGAAAAGATATCAGACAAGAGGAAGATTTTCAGAGATAAATATATGCTCGAAGCGGATGAAATTGCTGTTGGAATCATTGGCCGGCTGGTGCCGGTTAAGAACCACACGCTTTTTCTGCGAGCTGCTGCGAGAGCCTTACAAAACACGACCAAAAGAGTACGTTTTTTTCTGATCGGTGACGGAGAAGAAAGAACGCATCTCATCAATCTTTGCAATGAACTAAAGCTGGATCATACTTATTTCCCACAACAATCCAGGAAAGCAACGGTAACATTTTGCAGTTGGATTCATGAAGTCGATGTAGCCATTTCGGGGCTTGATGTTATTGCCCTCACTTCGTTGAATGAAGGTACACCGGTAAGTCTGATTGAAGCGCAGGCTGGAAATAAAGCGATCATCACCACGGATGTTGGTGGCATTGAAAATATCGTCGCCTCAGGTTCCACCGCATTGTTGGTCGCCAACAACGATCTTGACCAGTTTGCAAACGGGCTTACCAGGATGCTGGAAGACGATAATTTCCGTTCGCATTTATCCGAACACGGCTGGGAACTTGTGAAAGAAAGATTTCATTATACCAGACTTGTCCAGGAAATGAAAGGCCTTTATTACGATTTATTGGCAAGTCGTCGGTCGAAGCGCTAA
- a CDS encoding FKBP-type peptidyl-prolyl cis-trans isomerase — protein MNKKVLSLAACFSLVTMFSCGQKGKADLSLKNAADSASYAIGVSIGTNMKKDGLETLNLDILKSAMESVLKGDSLKLGAKESQAAIQGYLATKQKEKADNNIEAGKKFLAENKKKAGVIELPDGMQYMVMKEGTGPKPSETDTVVTHYHGTLMDGTVFDSSVERGEPAEFPVGAVIKGWTEALQMMNVGSKWKLFIPPSLAYGDRAAGPTIGPNSTLIFEVELLQIKGK, from the coding sequence ATGAACAAAAAAGTATTATCGCTTGCGGCTTGTTTCAGCCTTGTAACAATGTTCTCATGCGGACAGAAAGGCAAAGCTGACTTGTCGTTGAAAAATGCAGCGGATTCAGCATCTTATGCTATCGGAGTATCCATCGGAACAAATATGAAAAAAGATGGTCTCGAAACTTTAAACCTGGATATCCTCAAGTCCGCTATGGAAAGCGTACTGAAAGGAGACAGCCTGAAACTTGGCGCGAAGGAATCACAAGCTGCCATTCAGGGATACCTTGCTACAAAACAAAAAGAAAAAGCTGATAACAACATCGAAGCCGGAAAGAAATTTCTTGCTGAGAATAAGAAAAAAGCCGGCGTTATCGAACTTCCTGACGGAATGCAATACATGGTCATGAAAGAGGGTACCGGTCCTAAACCATCTGAAACGGATACTGTAGTCACTCATTACCATGGAACTTTAATGGACGGTACTGTTTTCGATAGTTCTGTTGAAAGAGGCGAGCCTGCTGAATTTCCTGTTGGCGCTGTGATCAAAGGATGGACAGAAGCTTTACAAATGATGAACGTAGGTTCAAAATGGAAACTCTTCATTCCGCCATCCCTGGCGTATGGCGATCGTGCTGCCGGACCAACAATCGGACCGAACTCAACATTGATCTTCGAAGTTGAACTTCTCCAGATCAAAGGAAAATAA